From the Butyrivibrio fibrisolvens genome, one window contains:
- a CDS encoding zinc-ribbon domain-containing protein, producing MICKECGEEIKIEARFCPFCGTVQSSMVNNENNIAKTGDVEKGNAMPIDKENGVPIDDGENARGYKKPVFKTSKTQPEDPVKVKARTIKQKLIDIVLIFLIIAIASSMIAFKVITYRNAQKLCPMAVYVKDGILYLDTDIKSEDDEPIPVSKTSDKLLEYGLEDEIAAFSKDCKTLYYMDKDTGDGSGRLKKVKIAKLSEDIDENSDKAEKVADFVTSYQLLDDGDVLYLTNEMEACYYDGKKSSVIAEEVVQYYISSSGNYVYLLEGDKDAETFELCKAGLNSKAQEVSLAENVFKIRLHEDNDAVLYEVATDNSQAGESSDESEAESKDKSKDETNEGDTGSEDFDETESDVSDSDEETSDEKKSDEEKSGSETSEAGSSLEYKDYNELYLAFDNKDPVKIGENVSSISDYSQSAGGVFFTSETVDKISTLYYYDAKNETTRQVDNLSTVYLGDGISIYHKEDERGWYYMLSGGDEKALDIDHEYDQGLMWGSRDGRYVMVEFMAEGDVGNTIISFRSTDGSLSSQKVITEEGELGHSYGTTAYYYAFDEEEEELDLYSFRNDRTKLIARDVTEEVVIFYSDEIVVLYDNNGNLSVYTDADEKELDAHIQRVLYAGKNAVIYKDSDDSYYISYLSGRELETSLITDEADVVILPEVTDEMGMGIISEN from the coding sequence ATGATCTGCAAAGAATGCGGAGAAGAGATTAAAATTGAAGCCAGATTTTGCCCTTTTTGCGGGACTGTTCAGAGCAGCATGGTGAATAATGAGAATAATATAGCAAAGACAGGTGACGTAGAAAAAGGAAATGCTATGCCTATTGATAAAGAAAATGGTGTGCCTATTGATGATGGTGAGAATGCCAGAGGATATAAAAAGCCTGTTTTTAAGACAAGTAAGACACAGCCTGAAGATCCAGTGAAGGTTAAAGCGCGTACTATAAAGCAGAAGCTTATTGATATAGTACTTATATTTCTTATAATTGCCATTGCCAGCAGTATGATCGCATTTAAAGTGATAACATACAGGAATGCTCAGAAACTATGCCCCATGGCGGTTTATGTCAAGGATGGAATTCTGTATCTTGATACAGATATCAAATCTGAAGATGACGAGCCGATACCTGTATCAAAAACCAGTGATAAGCTGTTGGAGTATGGACTTGAAGATGAGATAGCAGCTTTTTCCAAAGATTGTAAGACTCTTTACTATATGGACAAAGATACAGGAGATGGTTCAGGCAGGCTCAAGAAAGTTAAGATTGCTAAGCTGTCTGAAGATATTGATGAGAATTCCGATAAGGCAGAGAAGGTAGCGGATTTCGTAACCTCCTATCAGCTTCTTGATGATGGAGATGTATTATATCTGACCAATGAAATGGAAGCCTGCTACTATGATGGCAAAAAAAGTAGTGTAATTGCTGAAGAGGTAGTGCAGTATTATATTTCATCCAGCGGCAACTATGTATATCTTCTTGAGGGAGATAAGGATGCTGAAACCTTTGAACTTTGTAAAGCGGGCCTTAATTCCAAAGCACAAGAGGTGAGCCTTGCAGAAAATGTGTTTAAAATAAGGCTCCATGAAGACAATGATGCAGTTCTTTATGAGGTTGCAACTGATAATTCACAGGCAGGTGAATCTTCAGATGAGTCTGAAGCTGAGTCCAAAGACAAGTCTAAAGATGAGACTAACGAAGGTGATACCGGTTCAGAAGATTTTGATGAGACTGAGTCTGATGTAAGTGATTCTGATGAAGAAACATCTGACGAAAAAAAGTCTGATGAAGAAAAATCAGGTAGTGAAACTTCCGAAGCTGGTTCAAGCTTAGAATATAAGGATTACAACGAATTATATCTTGCTTTTGATAATAAAGATCCGGTTAAGATAGGTGAAAATGTCAGTTCTATATCGGATTATAGTCAAAGTGCCGGTGGCGTGTTCTTTACCTCGGAAACCGTGGATAAGATCAGCACTTTGTATTACTATGATGCCAAGAACGAAACTACCAGACAGGTAGATAACTTATCAACAGTGTATTTGGGAGATGGTATAAGCATCTATCACAAAGAAGATGAAAGAGGCTGGTATTATATGCTTTCCGGCGGTGATGAGAAGGCACTGGACATTGATCATGAATATGATCAGGGACTTATGTGGGGATCAAGAGATGGAAGATATGTGATGGTAGAATTCATGGCTGAAGGAGACGTTGGCAATACCATTATTTCTTTCAGATCTACAGATGGATCTCTTTCTTCGCAAAAAGTAATTACAGAAGAAGGGGAACTTGGCCATTCTTATGGAACTACAGCATATTATTACGCCTTTGATGAAGAGGAGGAAGAGCTGGATCTGTATTCATTTCGTAATGACAGAACGAAACTGATTGCAAGAGATGTTACAGAGGAAGTTGTAATCTTTTATTCTGATGAAATTGTGGTCCTGTATGATAACAACGGGAACCTGAGTGTATATACAGATGCTGACGAAAAGGAACTTGATGCTCATATTCAGAGGGTCCTGTATGCAGGCAAGAATGCTGTTATATATAAAGATTCGGATGATAGTTATTACATTTCTTATCTGTCCGGTAGAGAATTAGAAACATCTCTGATTACAGATGAAGCGGATGTTGTAATACTTCCGGAAGTAACTGATGAGATGGGTATGGGTATTATCAGTGAAAACTGA
- the rho gene encoding transcription termination factor Rho: MREKYETLSLTSLRDIAKARGIKRVTGVKKAELIDSLCALDEQENASADNKKTANEKKNAEDKDNAVAKKSADSKSNADTARKSKTAKDSITSNKTSEKNSDEKAPKKDSVSTEASKEHPKKRHIIQVSGDAKAKSSSKMQRKAPSAIDQRRTPSAPEQHTGAGQQDMRKAKPAQDYRKSAPKKEVAAPETETAAKEAEFISEAMPVGGIIEIMSDGFGFIRSENYLPGENDIYIAPAMIRKYGLRTGDILAGAAAKKSTSDKFAALIQLDTINGYTPEESIKRYSFQKMTPIFPDQKLGLEYPGAPVSMRIMDLIDPIGKGQRGMIVSPPKAGKTTLLKDVAKSIKRNYPDMHIIILLIDERPEEVTDIKESIEGPNVEVIYSTFDELPEHHTRVAEMTIEHARRLVEHRKDVTILIDSITRLTRAYNQVVPPSGRTLSGGLDPAALHMPKRFFGAARNMREGGSLTILATALIETGSKMDDVVYEEFKGTGNMEMILDRKLQEKRIFPAINIAKSSTRREDLLLTSDELNAVNRMRKSLNGLKADDAADQILNNFSRTRSNKDFITLMNRRIF, encoded by the coding sequence ATGAGAGAAAAATATGAAACGCTAAGTCTTACTTCGTTAAGAGACATTGCGAAAGCTCGAGGCATCAAGAGAGTAACAGGCGTAAAGAAAGCAGAACTTATCGACAGCCTATGTGCACTTGACGAGCAGGAAAATGCATCAGCAGATAATAAAAAAACTGCTAATGAAAAGAAAAATGCCGAAGATAAGGATAATGCCGTAGCCAAAAAAAGCGCAGATTCAAAAAGTAACGCCGATACCGCTAGAAAAAGTAAAACCGCCAAAGACTCCATAACTTCAAACAAAACCAGCGAGAAAAACAGTGACGAGAAGGCTCCAAAAAAGGATTCCGTCTCCACGGAAGCTTCTAAAGAGCATCCTAAAAAGCGCCACATAATCCAGGTTTCAGGAGATGCTAAAGCCAAGTCTTCATCAAAGATGCAGCGCAAAGCTCCTTCTGCTATCGACCAGAGAAGAACACCTTCTGCACCAGAGCAGCATACAGGCGCAGGTCAGCAGGATATGAGAAAAGCAAAACCTGCTCAGGATTATCGCAAGTCAGCTCCTAAGAAGGAAGTTGCTGCACCTGAAACAGAGACCGCAGCAAAAGAAGCCGAATTCATTTCTGAAGCTATGCCTGTAGGTGGAATCATAGAGATCATGTCTGATGGCTTTGGCTTTATCAGAAGTGAGAATTATCTTCCAGGCGAGAATGATATATATATCGCACCTGCCATGATACGTAAATACGGTCTTAGAACAGGTGATATTCTTGCAGGAGCAGCTGCAAAGAAAAGCACAAGTGATAAGTTCGCAGCACTTATTCAACTTGATACCATTAATGGATATACACCTGAAGAATCAATTAAGAGATATTCTTTCCAGAAGATGACTCCTATTTTCCCGGATCAGAAACTCGGTCTTGAATATCCCGGTGCTCCTGTTTCAATGAGGATCATGGACCTTATCGATCCTATCGGTAAAGGCCAGCGTGGAATGATCGTATCTCCTCCAAAGGCAGGTAAGACCACTCTCCTTAAGGATGTTGCAAAATCCATTAAGAGAAACTACCCTGACATGCATATCATTATCCTTCTTATCGACGAAAGACCTGAAGAAGTAACTGATATCAAAGAGTCTATCGAAGGACCTAATGTCGAAGTTATCTACTCAACTTTTGATGAACTTCCGGAGCATCATACCCGTGTAGCCGAGATGACTATCGAGCATGCAAGACGTCTTGTAGAGCATAGAAAAGATGTTACAATTCTCATCGACTCTATTACAAGACTTACACGCGCATACAACCAGGTAGTTCCTCCGTCAGGACGTACACTCTCCGGTGGTCTTGACCCGGCAGCACTTCATATGCCTAAGAGATTCTTCGGTGCAGCTCGTAACATGCGTGAAGGCGGAAGCCTTACAATCCTTGCTACAGCTCTTATCGAGACAGGTTCCAAGATGGACGATGTTGTATACGAAGAGTTCAAGGGAACAGGTAACATGGAGATGATCCTCGATCGTAAGCTTCAGGAGAAGAGAATCTTCCCAGCTATCAATATTGCAAAGTCTTCTACACGAAGAGAGGATCTCCTTCTTACAAGCGATGAACTCAATGCAGTCAATCGCATGCGTAAGAGCCTCAACGGCTTAAAGGCTGATGATGCAGCAGATCAGATACTTAATAACTTCTCTCGTACAAGATCCAACAAAGATTTCATAACTCTTATGAATCGCAGAATATTCTGA
- a CDS encoding flotillin family protein, with product MLPTPIIVAIVIFLIICILSAMGYVKAPTDEVVIISGLRKEPKIITGRSSVKWPFLQRIDRLSLKMLSVDVKTSKTIPTLDYINIMVDSVATVKISLKDEMIRHAAENFLNKDSKYINDMVVNVLEGNLREIIGSMKLVDIMNDRKTFATKVQENAAVDMAKMGLEIVSFNIQNIDDAGLGVIENLGIANTVAIRQNAEISRANAEKEIAVAQALAKQEANDARVTSETVIATKNNELQIKQADLKVQADTKKAEADAAYEIQKQEQMKTIEIKTADALIAKQEKEVQIKEQEAAVQEQQLNASIRKQADAERYRLQQLAEAQRFQTQQAADADKYKRIAEAEARLAEKQKEAEAVRVAGEAEAAATKAKGLAEAEAIKAKGEAEAAAMDKKAEALKKYGQAAMTQMVVEKLPEMAKAIAEPLAAIDKVTIIDSGNGESGVGSIGGYVPGVLAKTIESVRETTGFDLTDVMKANTYEAKTDRNVKLDADKAVINVENKNV from the coding sequence ATGTTACCAACACCTATTATCGTCGCAATTGTAATTTTTCTAATTATCTGTATCCTTAGTGCTATGGGATATGTCAAGGCACCGACTGATGAAGTTGTTATCATCTCAGGTCTTCGCAAGGAGCCTAAGATCATAACAGGTAGATCATCTGTAAAGTGGCCTTTCCTTCAGAGAATCGATCGTCTGTCACTCAAAATGTTATCTGTTGATGTTAAGACATCAAAGACAATTCCTACTCTAGACTATATCAATATCATGGTTGATTCCGTTGCAACAGTTAAGATCAGCCTTAAGGATGAGATGATCCGTCACGCTGCTGAGAACTTCCTTAACAAGGATTCCAAGTACATCAATGATATGGTTGTGAATGTCCTTGAAGGTAATCTTCGTGAGATCATCGGTTCCATGAAACTTGTTGATATCATGAATGATCGTAAGACATTCGCTACCAAGGTTCAGGAGAATGCTGCCGTAGATATGGCCAAGATGGGTCTTGAGATCGTATCTTTCAATATTCAGAACATTGATGATGCAGGTCTTGGAGTTATCGAGAACCTTGGTATCGCCAATACAGTTGCTATCCGTCAGAACGCTGAGATCTCTCGTGCCAATGCAGAGAAGGAGATCGCAGTAGCTCAGGCTCTTGCTAAGCAGGAAGCTAACGATGCTCGTGTTACTTCAGAGACTGTTATCGCAACCAAGAACAACGAACTTCAGATCAAGCAGGCTGACCTTAAGGTTCAGGCTGATACCAAGAAGGCTGAAGCTGATGCTGCTTATGAGATTCAGAAGCAGGAACAGATGAAGACTATCGAGATCAAGACAGCTGATGCACTTATTGCTAAGCAGGAAAAAGAAGTACAGATCAAGGAACAGGAAGCAGCTGTTCAGGAACAGCAGCTCAATGCTTCTATTCGTAAACAGGCTGATGCTGAAAGATATCGTCTCCAGCAGCTCGCTGAAGCACAGAGATTCCAGACACAGCAGGCAGCTGATGCTGATAAGTATAAGAGAATCGCAGAAGCAGAAGCAAGACTTGCTGAGAAGCAGAAGGAAGCTGAAGCAGTACGCGTAGCCGGTGAAGCAGAAGCTGCTGCAACTAAGGCTAAGGGTCTTGCAGAAGCTGAAGCAATCAAGGCAAAGGGTGAAGCTGAAGCTGCTGCTATGGATAAGAAGGCTGAAGCTCTTAAGAAGTACGGTCAGGCAGCTATGACTCAGATGGTAGTAGAAAAGCTTCCTGAGATGGCTAAGGCTATTGCAGAGCCTCTTGCAGCTATTGATAAGGTTACTATTATCGATTCCGGTAACGGTGAGTCAGGAGTAGGCAGCATTGGCGGATATGTTCCGGGAGTACTTGCCAAGACTATCGAATCAGTAAGAGAGACTACAGGATTTGATCTCACAGATGTTATGAAAGCTAATACATACGAGGCTAAGACAGATCGCAATGTTAAGCTTGATGCTGACAAGGCAGTTATCAATGTTGAGAACAAGAACGTTTAA
- a CDS encoding NUDIX hydrolase, producing the protein MDKKLKRLDRTIAFEGEVVDLYKDKMQYPDGSIHNWDFVCHKKGYGACILPVLPDGRILLIRQYRPAVDDTILEIPAGGIEPDDESTLVCAKRELVEETGYTSDEFSHLLRIQVAVAYCNEWLDIYLARNCTKAATGKHLDEGEDISNEIYEVSELLKMISDGQIQDAKTVAAITAYAAGLK; encoded by the coding sequence ATGGACAAAAAATTAAAGCGCCTTGATAGAACTATCGCATTTGAGGGCGAGGTTGTCGATCTTTATAAAGACAAGATGCAATATCCTGACGGAAGCATTCATAACTGGGATTTTGTATGTCACAAAAAAGGGTATGGAGCTTGTATACTTCCTGTTCTTCCGGATGGAAGGATACTTCTTATAAGACAGTATAGACCTGCTGTTGATGATACTATACTTGAGATTCCGGCAGGAGGAATAGAGCCGGATGATGAGAGTACTCTTGTCTGTGCCAAAAGAGAACTCGTAGAAGAGACCGGATATACGTCAGATGAGTTTAGTCATCTTTTAAGAATCCAGGTAGCTGTTGCATACTGTAACGAGTGGCTTGATATCTATCTTGCAAGAAATTGCACTAAGGCAGCTACAGGCAAGCATCTTGATGAAGGTGAAGATATCAGTAACGAAATATATGAAGTCAGTGAACTTCTTAAGATGATATCAGATGGTCAGATACAAGACGCCAAGACTGTAGCAGCGATCACAGCTTACGCTGCAGGTTTGAAATAA